DNA sequence from the Rhizobium sp. ARZ01 genome:
GGCAATTGATGGCGACGAGAACCACGAGCTGTCTGTTGGACTGGTGCATACTCTCCTCCGTTGTTTAGTAAATTTCATATCACTTCACTAAAGCGATTACCAAAGCTGATGGCCCCGCGCAAGGCGGTTTTTTGTGCAGATTGCATTTGCACAGGGCGGCGTTTTGCCTTAACGCTCGGCAAAATTGGCGTAATAATTTACTAAACAGAATTACGATTGCGGCCCTCTTTCAGCCGATAAGAACAAGCGCGGGAACCGATGAAGACTAAGAAATCCTTAACAATTCGAGACATTGCGGGCGCCGCCGGGGTGTCGCCAGCAACGGTTTCGCTGGTGCTGAACGGAAAAGGGGACATTTCTGAGGAAACGCGCGCACGCGTCCTGGAGGCGGTCGCCAGCCTCAACTATGTGCCGCGCGCGGCCAAGGGTCGCGTCGAGGCCACCGACACACTGCGCTTCCTCAAGATCGCCAAGCACGGGCATACCGTGAACCGCGACCACAACGTCTTCATCTCCGACTATATCGACGGCATGTCGAACGAGGCGACCCGACGCGGCTACACGCTGCAGGTGGTGACCTATGAGAGCCAGTCGATCGGCGCCATCGCCGAAACGCTTGCTGGCGCGCCGGTCCGCGGCGTCATCGCGCTCGGGACGGAGCTTTCCGAATCCGACATCCGGGTGATCCAGGGCCTCGGTTTACCAACCGTTTTCATCGACACGTTCTACGACGTGGTCGACGCGAACTTCGTCAACATGAACAATGAGGACGCCGTCCATAAGGTGCTCTCGCGCCTGAAGGGCCAGGGTTTTGAGCGCATCGGCTTCGTCGCCAGCCACGTCGACACGACCAATTTCCGCCTCCGGCAGGAGGCCTTTTTCAAGAACATGGCAAGGCTCGGCCTGAAGGTAAACGAGGCGGACATCCTTTCGGTCGAGTCGACCTATGAGGACGCCTATGCCGATACGCTCGCCCTGCTGAAGAATGGCATCGAGCTCGCCGAATGCTACTTCTGCACCAACGACGTCATCGCCTACGGCTTCATCAAGGCCCTGAAGGAATTCGGCATCCGCATTCCCGACGATGTCGCGATCATCGGCTTCGACAACCTGCCGCTGAGTTCCACCATGGATCCTTCGCTGACGACGATCGACGTGTCGAAGCGCAAGATCGGCTATCTCGCGGTCACGGTGCTGGACGAACTGATCAACGCCTCGGAGGCGCAGCCACCCGTCAAGATCCTGGTCGGCGCCGAACTGATCACGCGCGACAGCGACATGCGCAGCCCGACACCGCCCCAGTCGTCAAAGGCGAAGGAAAAGCTCGCCCGCACCTGAGGACACCGAACAGAGCCCCCCTGCCGGGCATCGGCCCGTCGCGACGCCTTCAACCACCTGCGCCGGAGCCCGCCCGGCCCGGCGCTCAATCGTCTTTCGGGAGTGAAAAAATGGAATACAGGACCCTCGGCCGCTCCGGCCTCAAAGTTTCCGCCCTCAGTATGGGCACCTTCTCATTCGGTGGCGAAGGTGATTTCGCCATGGTCGCCAGACAGGGGGTGAAGGAAGCCCGTCGGCTTGTCGATGCCTGTATCGACGGCGGCATCAACCTCTTCGACACGGCCAACATGTATTCGCTCGGCCGCTCCGAGGAGATCCTCGGCGAGGTGCTCGAAGGCAAGCGCGACGAGGTGCTGATCTCCTCGAAAGCGCGCATGCGCATCGGCAACGGCCCCAACGACGAGGGCGTTTCCCGCTATCACCTGATCCGTGAATGCGAACGCAGCCTCAAGCGCCTGCGCACCGACCGCATCGACATCTATTTCATGCACGAATGGGACGGGCTGACACCGCTCGAGGAGATGCTGTCGGCGCTCGATACACTCGTCCAGCAGGGCAAGATTCGCTACATCGGCTGCTCCAATTATTCGGGCTGGCACATTATGAAGGCGCTCGGCGTGTCGGACCTCCGCAACCTCCCGCGCTTCATCACCCAACAGATCCACTACACGCTGGAAGCGCGTGAGGCGGAATACGAACTCCTGCCGATATCGGTCGACCAGGGGCTCGGCGTCATGGTCTGGAGCCCGCTCGCTGCCGGCCTGCTTTCGGGCGCCTTCGGCCGCGACAGGTCGCCCGCATCCTCGCGCCAGGCGGCCGGCTGGAGCGAACCGCCGATCCGCGACAAGGAGCGGCTGTGGGCCATCGTCGACACGCTGACCGACATTGCCGCCGCGCGCGACGTTTCCGCCGCACAGATCGCCCTCGCCTGGACGCTGACACGACCAGCCGTCAGTTCGCTTGTCGTCGGCGGCCTGTCGGTCGAGCAGTTCCAGGACAACATCGCCGCGGTCGACCTCAAGCTGACCAGCGAGGAACTGGAAAGGCTCAATTTGGTGAGCCGCCTGCCCTACCTCTATCCCTACTGGCATCAGCACAACTTCGCCAAGGACCGATTCTGTGCGGGCGACTGGGCCCTGCATACCTTCTATGAGGATGTGGGGAAGGTCTAGGCGCAAACGTCGACGTTGATCATGCCCTATATTCAGGGATATGGCCCACTTTCAGATAATCTCATGGCTTGAGCCGTGTTGAGCCATGCAGGCGAGGTTGCAATGCGCCGCGGTTAGGCGCGTTGCGGCATCCTTGGCGTGCTGGCGAGCAGCCTTTGCGTATAGGGATGCGCCGGGCGGGCGAGGATTTCGCGCGTTGCGCCCTCTTCCACGACCCTGCCCTTTTCAAGAACCACCAACCTTTCGCACAACAACGCCACCAGCGCGATGTCGTGCGAGACAACGACGAAGGTCATGCGGGACGAGAGGTCGCGCATGAGATCGATGATGCGGGTGCGGGTGGAAAGGTCGAGCGCGCTCACCACCTCGTCGGCGATGATGAGGTCGGGTTTGGCGACGATCGCCCGCGCAATGGCGATGCGCTGGCGCTGGCCGCCGGAAAACTCGTGCGGATAGCGCCGCGCCGCATCCGCTGGTAGGTCGACATCCTGCAAGGCCTGCGCCACCGCCTCAGTGAGGTTCGTCTGGATTTTCAGCGAGCGCAGCGGCTCGGCGATAATGTCGAACACCTTCTGACGCGGATCGAGCGAGGAATAGGGATCCTGGAAGACCGCCTGGACGCTGCGGCGAAAGCCGCGCATGAAGCCGCCATCACGGGTATCAAGGCGCTCGCCACGGAAGGATACGGTGCCGGCGGAGGTGTGCTCCAGCCCGAGCAGCAGTTTCAGAAGCGTCGTCTTGCCAGAGCCAGACTCTCCGACAATGCCTAGATTGCTGCCGGCCTCAACGGTCAGATCGATGCCGTGCAGCACTGGGGTCCCCCGCGCATAGGCGAAGGACACCGCGGAAAGGTTGAAAAGAGTCATGGCGTCATCTCCAGCGCGGCATCAAAGGCGCGCGCGGCGGCGACCAGGCCCTCGGTATAGGGATGGGTCGGCCGGTCGAAAAGCGTTGCGACCCGGCCTTCCTCGATCAGATTGCCGTGGCGCATCACCAGGGCGCGCTCTGCGATGGTCGCCACCACCGGCAGGTCGTGGCTGATGAAGAGCAGACCCATGGCCTCGTCCCGCACCAGCGTCTCGAGCAGTTTCAGGATTTCGGCCTGCGTGGTGACGTCGAGCGCGGTGGTCGGCTCGTCTGCGATCAAGAGTTTCGGCCGGCAAGCGATCGCCATGGCGATCGCTGCGCGCTGGCGTTGGCCGCCGGAAATCTCGTGCGGATAGGCGCGTGCGATGCGCTCCGGCTCCGGCAGGGCGACACGTTCTAGCAAGGCCAGAACACGCGCCTGCACCTCGGTGTTGCCGGGCTTCTCGCCGTCCCGAAGAGTTCGGCGGCGCACCACCTCCCCCACCTGATCGCCGATCCGCATCAGCGGGTCCAGCGCCGTCATCGGCTCTTGGAACACGGCGGCGATGCTGACGCCGCGCAATGGCACCAGGTCCCGGTCGTGCGCACCGATCACCTGACGGCCGTCAAGTCGGATCGAACCACCGGCGCGCATGGTCTCCGGCAGGAGGCCGAGCACGGCCAGCGCCGTCAGCGACTTGCCGGAGCCGGATTCGCCGATAAGTCCGACCCGTTCCCCGGCGGCGATAGAGAAGGAGACGCCGGAGACGAGCGTGCGCCCGACGGTGCGGATGTCGAGATTGTCGACAGACAGCAAAGCGCTCACCGGCTTCTCCTCCGGGTTGGATCGGCGACCTCGCGGAGGCCATCGGCGAAGAGATTGAGGCCGATGACCAGCGAGACCAGTGCAAGGCCGGGCGCGATAGCGCCGAAGGGCGCGGTGTAGACGGAGGCCTGTGCCTCCTGCAGCAGTCGCCCCCAGGAGGCGTTCGGCGGCGGGGCGCCGAGGCCGAGATAGGAGAGCGAGGCCTCGGCGATGACCGCCAGTCCGAATTGCAGGGCAAAGTTGACGATCAGCGTAGGCCAGATGTTCGGCAGCACATGGAGGCGCACGATGCCCGGCCAAGCGGTGCCGGAAATGCGCGCCGCCGTGATGTAGTCCATCGCAAGGATTCGCTTGGCGAGGATGCGCGTCAGCCGCGCGACGATGGCGGAGCCCGCGATGCCGATGGCGAGGATCGCAGTTCCAAGGCTCGCGCCATCGCTGGAGGCGACGATCAGCATGGCGAGCAGCAGCGTCGGGAAGGCGATGAGGATATCGAGTGCTGCGGCCAGCACGTCGTCGAGCGTTCGCGTGGCGAAAGCCGCCAGCACGCCAATCGTAACGCCGATCAGCGCACCGAGCGCCACCGCTCCGCAGCCGACGAACAGCGCGATGCGCGAGCCGATCATGATCTGGGTCATCAGATCGCGGCCGAGCCGATCCGTGCCCGCCCAATGCGACAGCGACGGCCCTTCAAGGCGTCCGCCGACCATGTCGCCGACTCCATAGGGTGTCCAGACCAGCGAGAGCAGCGCAACGATGATATGCAAGCCGATTAGCAGGCCGCCGACGGCGAGTGGCCATGGAAGGGAGGACTTTTGCGGCACGCTCGTGCCGAGTGTTTCCGGCGCGCTCATGCGGTGCCTCCCGCCATGCGGCCGCGCAGGCGCGGATCGACGAGGCGCTGGATGAGATCGGCGGCAAAGCCGACCAACAACACCATCAGCGTCGAGACGAAGAGCACACCCTGCACATTGGGATAATCGCGCTGCTCGATGCCGAGCAGCAGCATGGAACCAAGGCCCGGCAGCGCAAACACCCGTTCTACAACCACCGCGCCGAGCAGCGTGGAGGCAAGCTCCATGCCGAGCACGGAAATGACCGGGACGGCGCCATTTCGGATGCCGTGGCGGAACAGCGCCTCGGAAAAGGTGGCTCCGAGCGCGCGGGCGGTACGCAGGTAGTCGCTGCCGAGCACATCCTGCGTCGCCGAGCGCACATAGCGGATCAGCGAGGCGGACATGACGATGGCGATGGTCGCCACCGGCAGGGTGAGCGCCTGGAAAGCCGCCCCGGCCGATTGCCATCCGCGCGAGGGGAAGCCGCCGGAGGGGAAAAGCCTGAGATTCACCGCAAAGACCGTGACCAAGAGGATGCCGATCCAGAATACCGGCACGGCGATGCCGAGTTGCGAGACGACCGAGATCAGCCCGCCATACCAGCGGTTCTGGCGCACGACCGAGAGGATGCCGAGCGGCACGGCGATGGCGATGGCGACCACGAAGGCGAGCAGCGTCAGCGGCACGGTGACGATGAGACGCTTGCCGATCTCGGTGAGCACGGGCGCGCCGGAAACAAAGGACGTGCCGAGATCGAAGCGCGCCAGGCTGCCGGCAAAACGCAGGAATTGTTCATAGAGCGGCAGGTCGGAGCCCACCTGCTTACGCGCCGCCTCGATCTGCGCCGCATCGGCTCCGACGGAGACTAGCGCGTTGGCGGGATCGCCCGGCAGAAGACGCAGCAGCACGAACAGGATGACGGCGGCAATGACGACCGACAGCGCCAGAATGGCGGAGCGGCGGATAATGTAAGAAAATATGGTGGTTACCTCTCACGCGCGGACGCCGCCCGAACATAGAGCAATTCCGGCAAAAGTGCGAAGCGGTTTTGCATCTGGAATGCGCCAAACAGGAAACCGGAACGTTTTCGCGAATGGCGACAACGCTCCGGTTCCAGACGACTTATCGTGTCGAGCTTACCGTTACTCGGCCTTGGCAATGCCGTAGGCGAAGAACTGCGAGTTGAGGCCGTTCACCGGATAACCGCTAACCGATGCCGTCGATACGACGATCTGCGGATAGAGGTAGAACCAGTTGCTGGCCGCATCCTCCGCGACGATCGTGTTGGCTTCTTTCAGCTTTTCGGTCTGCTCGGCTTCGGTGGCGCTGGCTTCGGCCTGCTTGATCAGGTCGACGACCTTGGGGTTGTTGTAGCCCCAATAGAAGTCCGGGTTGCCGTAAAAGACGATGTCGCGGTGGTTGACGTGCTCCTGCAGGGTCGCCTGGAAGTCATGCGCCTTGTAGATCTTCGTGTACCACTCGTTGGCGGTGATGACGTTGATCTCCACCTTCACACCGATCTTGGCGAGTTCACTCTGGATGAACTGGGCGGCAATCGGGTGCGGATCGTAGTTCGGCGTGTCGATGGTGAAGGTGAAACCGTCGGGGTAGCCGGCTTCCTTCAGCAGCGCCTTGGCGCTTTCCGGGTCGTACGCATCGGTCTTCGTCAGATCGACATACCAGGTATCCGTCGGCGGTACGAAGGAGCCGATGAGCGTGCCGTAATCGCCCCAGACGGCATTCAAGAGTTTCTCGTCGTCAATGGCGCGGGCAAGTGCCTTGCGGACCTTCACATTGTCGAAGGGCGCGACGCGGTCGTTATAGGCCAGCAGCAGCTTGGTGGTGGATTGGCCCTCGCTGACGGTGAAGTCCGGATTGTCCTTGAACTGCGCCAGCGAATCCGGGCTCTGCACGGAGGTGATGATATCGACCGAGCCGGTCAGCAGCGCATTGTTCAGCGCCGTCGCCTCGGTGAAATACTGGAAGACCACTTCGCCGTTCTTCGGCTTGTCGCCCCAATACTTGTCGAAGCGGGCAAGCGCCAGCGACGAGCCGCGGCGCCATTCCTGCAGCGCATAGGGCCCAGTGCCGTCCTCCTTCGCCTGAAAATCCGTCGCCTCGTCATTGGCGATCCAGACATAGCTGAGGTTATAGGGCAGCGAGATGGAGCGGGAGGCGAGTTTCACGACGACGGTCGCATCATCGGGCGTCTCGATGCCAGCGATGGACTTCAGGCTGCTCTTGCGCGAGCTCTTCGAGGCTTCGGTCGTCACGCGCTCGATAGAGAATTTCACGTCCTTGGAGGTGAGCGGCGCGCCGGAATGGAAGGTGACGCCCGGCTGCAGCGTGAACGTATAGGTAAGGCCGTCCTCGCTGACCTTGGTGTCTTTGGCGAGCACCGGCTCGACCGTGCCCGCATCCGTCAGGCGGAACAGCGCTTCGTAGACGTTGCCGTTGAAGGCTTCGTTGATGCCCTGCCCGGCGCCGGCGGTATTGTCGAGGTTCTGTGGCTCATAGAGCGAACCGATGTTGATCGTCGCGTCTGGATCGCTCTCTGCGGCAAGCGCCTGGCCGAAGGTGCCCAAAGCGAGCACGGTGGCAAGCGCCGTCGTTGCTGCCCGGTTGTTGCGTCCTGCCCTGTTGCCGGTTTCAAAACCGCTCATCTCATTCTCCTGTTTGCATAGGTCGTTGGCAGAGGCCCGACATGGGCGGGGATTGTATGCATCCCCATAGGCCGGCGATATCCGGTTCCACTCCAATTTGCGGAAATTAAAGGGAATTGTCTTTCAACGATAGCCAAATCCATAGATAGTTTTCGCGGCTACGGCCGGTCGACAGTCCCGGCAACAGCGCGCGGGCACAGCAGATCGATCGCGACGATCTAGCCGTCCTGCGACGGAGTTACCTTGCGTAAGCTGGTCCGAACTTCTGACCTCTATTCCGGAACGTTTCATGCGAAAGATTGGCGGTCATAGTCGATCGGAAGGCGCAGGTGGCGGCGTTCGAGCGGACGCTTGCCATCCCTCCCCAACGGGAACCAACGACGGCACTTAGTATCAAGGATTCCGAGACAGTGCGCTTGGCAAGGCGCTGGCCGAGAAGACGGGCTAGACCATCACGATGGCCAACCGCCGCGCACTCGAAGAGCGACTGCGGCACCTCGTCAATGCGGGAAATCGTACCGTGGTGGACGATTCAACCTAGCTGCCACATCGTTGTAGCCGCGGTACGTAGGGTTTGCCATTTCTCGGCGCCAGATCTGAAACCCCGGACGGAAACGGCAGAAGCTGGCGATAAAGGTGCAGTCCCCTGAGGAAGCGGCCTTCTCTCCATTCCCGAAGAGAAGGCCGAACACTGACGGGACGCCGGCCGGAGCGCCGGCCGGCTCGCCGCCTCTACTGCGCTGGTGCGGGTTGCACGGGCGCCGGTTGCGCCGTCGCGGATCCAGCCGGCAAGGGCTGCGCCGGCGGCACGATCATCTCGATCGTCCCCGCAGCGTCCGGCGGCGTCAGCGACCGCGAGCGCAAGTTGAGGTCGCGATACTGTCCGACCGACAGCCAGAACATCACAACGAGCGCTGCGATCGTCACACCGAGGGCGAGGTAGCGCACCCAGACGGGCGCGCGTCCGCCCGGATGGAGGTGCTTTTCCTCGATGTCGCGCTTGCGCGTGATCGACGACGAGTAGAACACCATGGTTGCGATCACGAAGATCAGCGACCAGCGCGTCTGTTGGCCGTCCGAGCCGACCAGGGCGGTCATGCAGTAGACCGCGCCGACCAGTCCGGCCACCACGAAGAACGTGTACTGGCTGTTGGGCATCTTGCGATAGCCCAGCACCTTTATGGCGATCGTCGAATAGATGTATGGCAGCAGCGTCATGATCACCGCGATCGAGGCGATCTTGCCGAACTGTTCGCTGGCCGTTGGCGACATGGTGGCCAGAACTTGCAGGCTCATCAGGCCCGCGACGATCACCAGGCCGAGCGAGGGCACGCCGCGCCGGTTGACCTTGGCGAAGATCCCGGGGAAGAGCCCGTCGTCGGCCGCAGCCTTTGCTGACTGGCCGACGAGCAGCGTCCAGCCGGCAAGCGAGCCGAGGCAACCAACCGCCGCGAATAGCGCCACTGCGCCGCCGGCGACATCGCCGAGCGCGATCCGGGCGGCGTCGGCGAAGGGAGCCGACGAAGCGACGAGATCTTCGTTCGGGATCATGCCCATGATGACCGACGAGCTCAGCACATAGGCGACCGAGGCGAGGATCACACCGGCCACGGTGGCGATCGGCACGTTGCGCGACGGATTATCCACCACTCCGGCCGAGACCGAGGCGCTTTCCACCCCGATGAAGGCCCATAGGGTGAAGGTGAGCGTTGCCATCACAGCGCTTGTGTCGCTTTTGCCCGAAACGTTCCAGGCTGCTGCATAGGTCTCGCCGCTAAACCAGAACCAACCGAACAACGCCGTCCCGAAAATCGGGATCAGTGCGATGATCGTGGTGAAGGACTGCAGGCGCCCGACGAGCTTGGGACCCAGTATGTTCGCGTAGGCGAAGAACCAGATCACCGCGATCGAGCCCATGGCCAGGATGAGCGGTTCCTTGAGCGCGGGGAAGAAGTGCGAGAGATACCCCAATCCCGCGATCGCCAGCGCAACGTTGCCGACGACGTTGGCGAGCCAATAGACCAAGTTGGTCTGGTAGCCCATGTAGTCGCCGAAGGCCTTGCGGGTATAGGCGTAAGGGCCGCCCGCGGCAGGGTCGATCGCCGCGAGCTTGGCGAAGACGAGGGCGAGCGCAACTGCGCCCACCACCGTCAGGAGCCAGCCAATCAACGCGATGCTGCCGATCGCGGAAAGATTGGCCGGGAGCATGAACACGCCCGAGCCCATCATGTTACCCGCGACCATCAAGGTCGCGGGCAACAGGCCCATCTTGTGTGTGCCGGATATGGCTTTTTCGTTTGACATGGCCGTCTCTCCCGTCAGCGCTTGACCGCAAGGACGTGGTAGACGCCGTCCTCGACCTCGACGCCGTGCGTGTCGTGGCCAAAGCCGGGGAAACGCCGGTCGTAGGATTCGAGCGCCTTGAGATAGCCGATGAGCGCGCCATCGGCGGGACCGGCATTCTCGCCAGGCATCATCAGCGGGATGCCCGGCGGATAGGGCACGACGCCCGTCGCCAGCGTGCGGTTCGCAAGCTCGTCGAGCGTCACCTTCTCGACATTGCCACGCACGAGCTCCTCATAGGCCATGACCGGGCTCATGTCGGGCTTCGGCAGGATTTCGAAGGCTTCAGACATCGTCTTCGTGGTCTTGAGCTTGCCCATCGCCTCGAACATCAGGTCGGCGAGATCGCGCAGACCCATGCCGTCGTAACGATCCCCGTGTTCTGCCACGAGGCGCGGAATGGCACGTTCGAGCGGCGTGTTGGCGTCATAGTCCTTGCGGAAGTCGAGCAGCGCGTTGACCAGCGTGCCCCACTTGCCCTTCGTGACACCAAGAGAGAAGAGCACGAGGATGGTGAAATCCGTGGTCTTCTCGACGACGATGCCGCGGGCGCCGAGATAGGCGGTGACGACGCTGGCCGGAATGCCGACGGCCTTCATGTCGCCTTGGGCATCCATGCCAGGTGTCAACATCGAGACCTTGATCGGATCGAGCATGCAATAGTCCGGCTCAATGTTGCCGAAACCATGCCATGCCGCGTTGGGGGCAAGATGCCAGCAGGACGGCTCGCTTTCGAGGTGGGCCGGATCGCATTCGTGGAAGGGCACCTTACGGCCCCGCGCATCGATCACTTCCGGCGGCTGCCAGACGTCGAAGAACCAGCCGCCTTCGTCAGCGATCTCCGCGTTCAACCGTGCGATCATCTGCCGGAAGGCGATCGCTTCGCGGATCGAAGCGCCGGTGAGCTTTTCGCCCGACCCCTCCATCATCGCGGCCGAGGCGTCGTTCGAGGCGATGATCGGATAGAATGGCGACGTCGAGGCGTGCATCATGAAGGCTTCGTTGAAGCGCGCATGGTCGATTGGGTTGCGCCCGTCGCGCACATGGATCATCGATGCCTGTGAGAGCGCCGCGAGCAGCTTGTGCGTCGAATGGGTGGTGAAGACGGTCGGCTTGGTCCGGTCGCGCACGGCGGCCTCGCCATGCATGCCATAGCGCTCGCGGTAGATCGGGTTGAACCGCGCATAAGCGTACCAGGCTTCGTCGAAATGCAGCCGGTCGACGCTTTCGCCCATCAGCTCCTCGATGCGGGCGACGTTGTAGCATAGCCCGTCATAGGTGGAGTTTGTGATAACCGCATGAACAGGCTTGGCATCAGGCCCCTCCTTCACCAGCGGGTTTTCGTTGACGAGGCGGCGCAGTGCGGCCGGCGTCAGGCGCTCGGGGGGAATCGGCCCGATCAGGCCGAGCGCATTGCGGGTCGGCATGAGGTAGGCGGGAATCGCACCCGATAGCGTCATCGCATGCTCGACCGACTTGTGGCAGTTGCGGTCGCACAGCGCCACCTGGTCCCGCGTCACGCTCGCCATCAGGATGACGCGGTTCGACGTCGACGAGCCGTTGGTGACATAGTAGCTGCGGTCCGAGCCGAACACCTTCGCGGCGAAACGTTCGCCGGCTCCGATGGCGCCGCTGTGATCGAGCAGCGAGCCGAGTTCGCCGACCGAGATCGACAGGTCGGATCGGAAGAGGCTTTCACCGAAGAACTCGAAGAAGGCGCGGCCGACGGGTGAGGTCAGGAAGGCGGTACCGCCGGTATGTCCCGGCGTGTGCCAGGAATATTCGTGCGTTCTGGCGAATTCGACCAGCGCCGCGAACATCGGCGGCAGGACGGTTGAGCGATAGCGCTGAAGGGCTGCCAAGATGCGGCCACTAATGAAATCGGCCGTGTCCTCCAGCAGCCAGATGAAGTCGTCGGCCTTGGTCATGACCTCGGCCGAGAGGGTTGAGGCAGCGCTCCGATTGGCCAGCAAGAAAATCGGCACGTCGGCATTAAATTCGCGCATCGCGTCGAGTACGGCGCGGGCCGATTGGTGTTGGCCGCCATCCCTAAGATCCCAGTCCAGCAGCAGGCACTGGATGGTCGGATCGGAGCTGACAATGGCGACGGCGTCGTCGACATTGGTGGAGCGGACCACCTCGATCTCACGTCTTTCGAGTTCATCGATCAGGTCTGCAACCGCGCGACCGGCAGCAGACTCTCGAGTGAAACACTCTCGGACCAGAAGCGCTCGCATAGCGAAGCGGAGGCTTGAGCGTGACGTCATGGGCGTTCTCCTTTGAAGAGATACAGTTGCCCTCCCGCCGTCGCCTCTACGCCTCTCGGGCAGTGCTCCGGTTGATGCAAATCAAATTGATGAGGGCCATCAATATATGCGTTACCGTGTTCTCGGCCTTGTCGCAAAGTTCCGAATGGACGACCGTCAGCGAGATCGCGCGCGCCGTGAAACTATGTTAAGTTATTGAAATCTCGCGAGACGCGCCGGGATCATTCCGGTTGATAACACTCCAGTCACCGGAACAGCCAAAGCGAGGATTGGAAGCCACCGATCTTCGGCATGCTTCACCCGAATGTGATCGCGCCGATCACCGAACGACATCTCGAGGATCATGTTGGATGTCCTTCCGCGATCATGATGGACGGAGCATTCCTGTCCCCGAGGGTATCTGCACATGACCGATGCGTCAGCGATCCGGAGCCCGGCGATGCCATGAACGCGGCGGCGCAGGCTCACGCTCACCCTCACCCTCACCCTTCGAGCAGTTTGCTCACCGCTCGATAACGTGACAACTCCCCCGAGCGTTCTTCGTCAGGGTTTCTTCGAGAAATCGCTTCGAACAATACCGTGGCGCTGCAACTTGTCGTAGAAGGTCTTGCGCGGAATGCCAAGGGCGGCAACAGTCCGTTGCACGTCACCATCGAAAGATGTGAGCGTCGCGCGAATGATCGCGGCCTCTTGCTGTTCAAGTCGCTCAGGAAGAGAGGCAAGCGCGCCGTCCGCGATCGGATCAGAACGTGGCTCTGCCGGCTCAAGCCCCAGTACCACACGCTCGGCGAAATGCGACAGCTCGCGGACGTTGCCAGGCCAGGCGTGCTCCTTCAGATGCCGGGCGACCGCGGGCGTCGGCGACGGCACCTCCCGTCCGAACCGTCGAGCCGCCCTTTCGGCAAAATAGCTGAACAACAGGGGCACGTCCTCGCGGCGTTCCCGCAAGGGTGGGATCGAGACAGCCACCACGTTGAGGCGATAGTAGAGGTCTTCGCGAAAACTCTTTCGCTGCACCGGATCACCGAGGTCGACTTTGGCCGCCGCAACAATGCGAAGATCCACCGGCCGGACCTCATTGGTGCCGAGCGGCGTGACCTCACGCATTTCGAGGACACGCAGCATCTGCACCTGTGCCGATAGCGGCATGCTTTCGATCTCGTCGAGAAAGAGCGTGCCGCCGCTCGAGTGCTCGATACGACCGATGCGTTTTTTCTGCGCGCCGGTGAAGGCACCCGGCTCGTGGCCGAAGAGTTCGCTCTCGATAATCTGTTCGGGCAGCGCGCCGCAATTGAGAGCGACGAAGTTTCCCCGGGCCCGCCGGCTCCAATCGTGGAGCAGCCGCGCGACAACCTCCTTGCCGCTCCCCGTTTCGCCGGTCACCAGCACGTCGACATCCGTTTCGGCGATCTGGCGAAGTGTCTGGCGCAAACGCTCCATTGCCGGTGTTTGGCCGATCAGCGGCAGATCATCCTCAATCTTGGTCGCCGCTTCCCTCAGGCGCCGGTTCTCGATGACAAGCCTCCGCATTTCCGCCGCGCGACGAACCGCCTGGACCAACGTTTCGGCCGGGAATGGCTTGGCGATGAAGTCATAGACGCCGTCCTGAATGGCTTTGACTGCCATCGGTATGTCCCCGTGGCCGGTGATCAGGAT
Encoded proteins:
- a CDS encoding ABC transporter ATP-binding protein encodes the protein MSALLSVDNLDIRTVGRTLVSGVSFSIAAGERVGLIGESGSGKSLTALAVLGLLPETMRAGGSIRLDGRQVIGAHDRDLVPLRGVSIAAVFQEPMTALDPLMRIGDQVGEVVRRRTLRDGEKPGNTEVQARVLALLERVALPEPERIARAYPHEISGGQRQRAAIAMAIACRPKLLIADEPTTALDVTTQAEILKLLETLVRDEAMGLLFISHDLPVVATIAERALVMRHGNLIEEGRVATLFDRPTHPYTEGLVAAARAFDAALEMTP
- a CDS encoding aldo/keto reductase, with amino-acid sequence MEYRTLGRSGLKVSALSMGTFSFGGEGDFAMVARQGVKEARRLVDACIDGGINLFDTANMYSLGRSEEILGEVLEGKRDEVLISSKARMRIGNGPNDEGVSRYHLIRECERSLKRLRTDRIDIYFMHEWDGLTPLEEMLSALDTLVQQGKIRYIGCSNYSGWHIMKALGVSDLRNLPRFITQQIHYTLEAREAEYELLPISVDQGLGVMVWSPLAAGLLSGAFGRDRSPASSRQAAGWSEPPIRDKERLWAIVDTLTDIAAARDVSAAQIALAWTLTRPAVSSLVVGGLSVEQFQDNIAAVDLKLTSEELERLNLVSRLPYLYPYWHQHNFAKDRFCAGDWALHTFYEDVGKV
- a CDS encoding ATP-binding cassette domain-containing protein, which produces MTLFNLSAVSFAYARGTPVLHGIDLTVEAGSNLGIVGESGSGKTTLLKLLLGLEHTSAGTVSFRGERLDTRDGGFMRGFRRSVQAVFQDPYSSLDPRQKVFDIIAEPLRSLKIQTNLTEAVAQALQDVDLPADAARRYPHEFSGGQRQRIAIARAIVAKPDLIIADEVVSALDLSTRTRIIDLMRDLSSRMTFVVVSHDIALVALLCERLVVLEKGRVVEEGATREILARPAHPYTQRLLASTPRMPQRA
- a CDS encoding ABC transporter permease; its protein translation is MSAPETLGTSVPQKSSLPWPLAVGGLLIGLHIIVALLSLVWTPYGVGDMVGGRLEGPSLSHWAGTDRLGRDLMTQIMIGSRIALFVGCGAVALGALIGVTIGVLAAFATRTLDDVLAAALDILIAFPTLLLAMLIVASSDGASLGTAILAIGIAGSAIVARLTRILAKRILAMDYITAARISGTAWPGIVRLHVLPNIWPTLIVNFALQFGLAVIAEASLSYLGLGAPPPNASWGRLLQEAQASVYTAPFGAIAPGLALVSLVIGLNLFADGLREVADPTRRRSR
- a CDS encoding ABC transporter permease, translating into MRRSAILALSVVIAAVILFVLLRLLPGDPANALVSVGADAAQIEAARKQVGSDLPLYEQFLRFAGSLARFDLGTSFVSGAPVLTEIGKRLIVTVPLTLLAFVVAIAIAVPLGILSVVRQNRWYGGLISVVSQLGIAVPVFWIGILLVTVFAVNLRLFPSGGFPSRGWQSAGAAFQALTLPVATIAIVMSASLIRYVRSATQDVLGSDYLRTARALGATFSEALFRHGIRNGAVPVISVLGMELASTLLGAVVVERVFALPGLGSMLLLGIEQRDYPNVQGVLFVSTLMVLLVGFAADLIQRLVDPRLRGRMAGGTA
- a CDS encoding LacI family DNA-binding transcriptional regulator, yielding MKTKKSLTIRDIAGAAGVSPATVSLVLNGKGDISEETRARVLEAVASLNYVPRAAKGRVEATDTLRFLKIAKHGHTVNRDHNVFISDYIDGMSNEATRRGYTLQVVTYESQSIGAIAETLAGAPVRGVIALGTELSESDIRVIQGLGLPTVFIDTFYDVVDANFVNMNNEDAVHKVLSRLKGQGFERIGFVASHVDTTNFRLRQEAFFKNMARLGLKVNEADILSVESTYEDAYADTLALLKNGIELAECYFCTNDVIAYGFIKALKEFGIRIPDDVAIIGFDNLPLSSTMDPSLTTIDVSKRKIGYLAVTVLDELINASEAQPPVKILVGAELITRDSDMRSPTPPQSSKAKEKLART